A genomic stretch from Aedes albopictus strain Foshan chromosome 2, AalbF5, whole genome shotgun sequence includes:
- the LOC109416798 gene encoding uncharacterized protein LOC109416798 translates to MKVAICLLAVVAVALAAPQERDGAALTNEAIRQAQSQQLIPRDATIQGVQEGIQVAAIESIPGDQRVDLFQLLGDQVPREVISNLQSQVDQVGHN, encoded by the coding sequence ATGAAAGTCGCCATCTGCTTGCTTGCCGTCGTCGCCGTGGCCCTGGCCGCCCCTCAGGAACGGGACGGAGCTGCCCTGACGAACGAAGCGATCCGACAGGCCCAATCGCAGCAGCTGATCCCCCGCGATGCCACCATCCAGGGCGTGCAGGAGGGCATCCAGGTGGCCGCCATCGAGTCCATCCCCGGCGACCAGCGCGTCGATCTGTTCCAGCTGCTCGGCGACCAGGTCCCACGGGAGGTCATCTCCAATCTGCAGTCGCAGGTTGACCAGGTCGGACACAACTAA
- the LOC109402466 gene encoding spermatogenesis-associated protein 20 isoform X1 yields the protein MFYGGVAVKLTHHLAGHLRTSCSSSSVVSSSSGGSGSFLSKPWQGRRWSTAAASTSIKEGHPERKNCGSPVSSLCLRRRPTQTIATASTSGFVISSTSTTDQYQQSQQAGGQIRALHTSSSMASGGAGPSDKPKHTNRLIHEKSPYLLQHAHNPVDWYPWGEEAIARAKAENKLIFLSVGYSTCHWCHVMEKESFENEQVAEIMNENFINVKVDREERPDIDKLYMTFILLINGSGGWPMSVWLTPDLAPVTGGTYFPPKDRWGMPGFTTILLKLKIKWATDGEDLASTGRSIIDAIQRNVEEKHQEEPERVFTPEEKYRQAVTIYKRNFDPVWGGSLGAPKFPEVSKLNLIFHAHLQDPSTKILGVVLNTLEKMAAGGIYDHVFGGFARYSVDKKWHVPHFEKMLYDQGQLLMAYSNGYKTTRKPLYLEVADSIYRYICKDLQHPAGGFYSGEDADSLPTWESTDKIEGAFYAWTYAEVRDLLRANLEKFGDIGKVDPVEVFTEHYDIQETGNVEPSSDPHGHLLGKNIPIVYGSIRETSEKFETTSEVVGKILKVGNELLHEVRDKRPRPHLDTKIICAWNGLILSGLSQLSCIKDAPNRAAYLTSCSKLVQFIRENLYDVQARKLLRSCYGDESDKAKSLETPIYGFIDDYAFLIKGLIDYYRASLDTAALGWAKELQEIQDELFWDHKHGAYFYSEANSANVVVRLKEDHDGAEPCGNSVSAHNLIMLGDYFESAPFREKAAKLFSYFSNVTPFGYVLPEMMSAMLLQENGRDMLVVVGPDGPEATALVDAVRDFYMPGLLIVQLDPSIPDHSLGGKTLKSFKMMNEAPTAYMCHNKVCQLPVTEPEKLAEDLVNTYVFDYAEYEN from the exons ATGTTTTACGGCGGTGTGGCAGTAAAACTAACCCATCATCTGGCAGGCCATTTGCGTACTAGTTGTAGCAGCTCTTCGGTGGTGTCCTCCAGCAGCGGTGGTAGCGGAAGCTTCCTTTCAAAACCGTGGCAAGGTAGAAGGTGGTCCACTGCAGCAGCATCAACATCCATCAAAGAAGGCCATCCGGAGCGTAAAAATTGCGGCAGTCCTGTTTCGTCGCTCTGCCTCCGGCGACGGCCTACACAAACCATAGCAACAGCATCCACATCGGGCTTCGTCATCTCATCGACCTCCACCACCGATCAATACCAGCAATCACAGCAAGCGGGGGGACAAATTCG TGCCCTTCACACCTCATCCAGCATGGCATCCGGCGGAGCAGGACCATCGGACAAACCGAAACACACCAATCGATTGATCCACGAAAAGTCACCCTACCTGCTGCAGCACGCCCACAACCCGGTGGACTGGTATCCCTGGGGTGAAGAGGCGATCGCTCGCGCCAAAGCCGAGAACAAACTGATCTTCCTCTCGGTGGGCTACAGCACCTGCCACTGGTGCCACGTCATGGAAAAGGAATCATTCGAAAACGAACAGGTGGCCGAGATCATGAACGAAAATTTCATCAACGTCAAGGTCGATCGCGAGGAACGACCGGACATCGATAAACTGTACATGACCTTCATCTTGCTCATCAACGGTTCCGGTGGGTGGCCAATGTCTGTTTGGTTGACTCCGGATCTGGCACCGGTGACCGGAGGGACGTACTTTCCGCCGAAGGATCGCTGGGGAATGCCAGGGTTCACGACGATCTTGCTCAAGCTGAAGATCAAGTGGGCGACTGATGGGGAAGATTTGGCGTCGACCGGAAGAAGCATAATCGATGCTATTCAGCGAAATGTGGAGGAGAAACACCAGGAGGAACCGGAGCGGGTGTTTACTCCGGAGGAAAAATATCGCCAAGCGGTTACGATCTACAAGCGGAACTTCGATCCGGTTTGGGGAGGCTCGCTTGGAGCACCCAAGTTTCCGGAGGTGTCCAAGTTGAATCTGATCTTTCACGCCCATCTCCAGGATCCGTCAACTAAAATCCTAGGGGTGGTACTGAACACGCTGGAAAAGATGGCAGCCGGTGGTATTTATGATCACGTGTTCGGCGGATTTGCGAGGTACTCCGTGGACAAGAAGTGGCATGTGCCCCATTTCGAGAAGATGCTGTACGATCAGGGCCAGCTGTTGATGGCCTATTCCAATGGGTATAAGACCACGAGAAAGCCGTTGTACTTGGAGGTGGCAGATTCAATTTACAGGTACATTTGCAAGGATCTGCAACATCCGGCCGGTGGATTCTACAGTGGGGAGGACGCAGACTCGCTTCCCACGTGGGAGAGTACGGATAAAATTGAGGGTGCTTTCTACGCTTGGACATACGCCGAAGTTCGGGACCTGTTGAGGGCGAATCTGGAAAAGTTCGGGGATATCGGAAAGGTGGATCCGGTGGAAGTATTCACCGAGCATTATGATATTCAGGAAACCGGGAATGTTGAACCCAGTAGCGATCCTCATGGACACCTGCTGGGCAAGAACATTCCCATTGTGTACGGGTCGATTCGAGAAACCTCAGAGAAGTTTGAGACTACTTCTGAAGTCGTTGGAAAGATTTTGAAGGTTGGAAATGAACTCTTGCACGAAGTGCGTGATAAACGACCCCGACCACATCTGGACACCAAAATCATCTGTGCCTGGAATGGCCTTATCCTCTCTGGGCTGTCGCAGCTGTCGTGCATCAAGGATGCACCGAATCGAGCCGCGTATCTCACGTCCTGTTCAAAACTAGTCCAATTCATCCGGGAGAATCTTTACGATGTACAAGCTCGAAAGTTGCTCCGTTCCTGCTACGGGGACGAGAGCGACAAAGCAAAGTCATT GGAAACTCCAATTTACGGATTCATCGATGATTACGCGTTCCTCATCAAGGGCCTTATCGACTACTACCGTGCCTCGCTGGACACAGCCGCCCTGGGTTGGgcaaaggaattgcaggagatcCAGGACGAGCTCTTCTGGGACCACAAGCACGGTGCATACTTCTACTCGGAGGCCAACTCGGCCAATGTCGTCGTGCGACTGAAAGAAG ATCATGACGGAGCCGAGCCCTGTGGCAACAGTGTTTCCGCACATAACCTCATTATGTTGGGTGACTATTTTGAATCGGCTCCCTTCCGGGAGAAGGCTGCTAAGTTGTTTAGCTACTTCTCTAACGTCACTCCCTTTGGGTACGTGTTGCCGGAAATGATGTCGGCAATGTTGCTGCAGGAAAACGGACGCGATATGCTGGTCGTGGTTG GCCCCGACGGACCCGAAGCAACCGCCCTGGTAGACGCTGTCCGGGACTTCTACATGCCCGGCCTGCTTATCGTGCAGCTCGATCCGAGCATACCGGACCACAGCCTCGGAGGCAAAACGCTCAAAAGCTTTAAAATGATGAACGAGGCCCCAACGGCGTACATGTGCCACAACAAGGTTTGCCAACTCCCGGTCACCGAACCGGAAAAACTCGCCGAGGACCTGGTCAACACGTACGTGTTCGACTACGCCGAGT
- the LOC109402466 gene encoding spermatogenesis-associated protein 20 isoform X2: MASGGAGPSDKPKHTNRLIHEKSPYLLQHAHNPVDWYPWGEEAIARAKAENKLIFLSVGYSTCHWCHVMEKESFENEQVAEIMNENFINVKVDREERPDIDKLYMTFILLINGSGGWPMSVWLTPDLAPVTGGTYFPPKDRWGMPGFTTILLKLKIKWATDGEDLASTGRSIIDAIQRNVEEKHQEEPERVFTPEEKYRQAVTIYKRNFDPVWGGSLGAPKFPEVSKLNLIFHAHLQDPSTKILGVVLNTLEKMAAGGIYDHVFGGFARYSVDKKWHVPHFEKMLYDQGQLLMAYSNGYKTTRKPLYLEVADSIYRYICKDLQHPAGGFYSGEDADSLPTWESTDKIEGAFYAWTYAEVRDLLRANLEKFGDIGKVDPVEVFTEHYDIQETGNVEPSSDPHGHLLGKNIPIVYGSIRETSEKFETTSEVVGKILKVGNELLHEVRDKRPRPHLDTKIICAWNGLILSGLSQLSCIKDAPNRAAYLTSCSKLVQFIRENLYDVQARKLLRSCYGDESDKAKSLETPIYGFIDDYAFLIKGLIDYYRASLDTAALGWAKELQEIQDELFWDHKHGAYFYSEANSANVVVRLKEDHDGAEPCGNSVSAHNLIMLGDYFESAPFREKAAKLFSYFSNVTPFGYVLPEMMSAMLLQENGRDMLVVVGPDGPEATALVDAVRDFYMPGLLIVQLDPSIPDHSLGGKTLKSFKMMNEAPTAYMCHNKVCQLPVTEPEKLAEDLVNTYVFDYAEYEN; this comes from the exons ATGGCATCCGGCGGAGCAGGACCATCGGACAAACCGAAACACACCAATCGATTGATCCACGAAAAGTCACCCTACCTGCTGCAGCACGCCCACAACCCGGTGGACTGGTATCCCTGGGGTGAAGAGGCGATCGCTCGCGCCAAAGCCGAGAACAAACTGATCTTCCTCTCGGTGGGCTACAGCACCTGCCACTGGTGCCACGTCATGGAAAAGGAATCATTCGAAAACGAACAGGTGGCCGAGATCATGAACGAAAATTTCATCAACGTCAAGGTCGATCGCGAGGAACGACCGGACATCGATAAACTGTACATGACCTTCATCTTGCTCATCAACGGTTCCGGTGGGTGGCCAATGTCTGTTTGGTTGACTCCGGATCTGGCACCGGTGACCGGAGGGACGTACTTTCCGCCGAAGGATCGCTGGGGAATGCCAGGGTTCACGACGATCTTGCTCAAGCTGAAGATCAAGTGGGCGACTGATGGGGAAGATTTGGCGTCGACCGGAAGAAGCATAATCGATGCTATTCAGCGAAATGTGGAGGAGAAACACCAGGAGGAACCGGAGCGGGTGTTTACTCCGGAGGAAAAATATCGCCAAGCGGTTACGATCTACAAGCGGAACTTCGATCCGGTTTGGGGAGGCTCGCTTGGAGCACCCAAGTTTCCGGAGGTGTCCAAGTTGAATCTGATCTTTCACGCCCATCTCCAGGATCCGTCAACTAAAATCCTAGGGGTGGTACTGAACACGCTGGAAAAGATGGCAGCCGGTGGTATTTATGATCACGTGTTCGGCGGATTTGCGAGGTACTCCGTGGACAAGAAGTGGCATGTGCCCCATTTCGAGAAGATGCTGTACGATCAGGGCCAGCTGTTGATGGCCTATTCCAATGGGTATAAGACCACGAGAAAGCCGTTGTACTTGGAGGTGGCAGATTCAATTTACAGGTACATTTGCAAGGATCTGCAACATCCGGCCGGTGGATTCTACAGTGGGGAGGACGCAGACTCGCTTCCCACGTGGGAGAGTACGGATAAAATTGAGGGTGCTTTCTACGCTTGGACATACGCCGAAGTTCGGGACCTGTTGAGGGCGAATCTGGAAAAGTTCGGGGATATCGGAAAGGTGGATCCGGTGGAAGTATTCACCGAGCATTATGATATTCAGGAAACCGGGAATGTTGAACCCAGTAGCGATCCTCATGGACACCTGCTGGGCAAGAACATTCCCATTGTGTACGGGTCGATTCGAGAAACCTCAGAGAAGTTTGAGACTACTTCTGAAGTCGTTGGAAAGATTTTGAAGGTTGGAAATGAACTCTTGCACGAAGTGCGTGATAAACGACCCCGACCACATCTGGACACCAAAATCATCTGTGCCTGGAATGGCCTTATCCTCTCTGGGCTGTCGCAGCTGTCGTGCATCAAGGATGCACCGAATCGAGCCGCGTATCTCACGTCCTGTTCAAAACTAGTCCAATTCATCCGGGAGAATCTTTACGATGTACAAGCTCGAAAGTTGCTCCGTTCCTGCTACGGGGACGAGAGCGACAAAGCAAAGTCATT GGAAACTCCAATTTACGGATTCATCGATGATTACGCGTTCCTCATCAAGGGCCTTATCGACTACTACCGTGCCTCGCTGGACACAGCCGCCCTGGGTTGGgcaaaggaattgcaggagatcCAGGACGAGCTCTTCTGGGACCACAAGCACGGTGCATACTTCTACTCGGAGGCCAACTCGGCCAATGTCGTCGTGCGACTGAAAGAAG ATCATGACGGAGCCGAGCCCTGTGGCAACAGTGTTTCCGCACATAACCTCATTATGTTGGGTGACTATTTTGAATCGGCTCCCTTCCGGGAGAAGGCTGCTAAGTTGTTTAGCTACTTCTCTAACGTCACTCCCTTTGGGTACGTGTTGCCGGAAATGATGTCGGCAATGTTGCTGCAGGAAAACGGACGCGATATGCTGGTCGTGGTTG GCCCCGACGGACCCGAAGCAACCGCCCTGGTAGACGCTGTCCGGGACTTCTACATGCCCGGCCTGCTTATCGTGCAGCTCGATCCGAGCATACCGGACCACAGCCTCGGAGGCAAAACGCTCAAAAGCTTTAAAATGATGAACGAGGCCCCAACGGCGTACATGTGCCACAACAAGGTTTGCCAACTCCCGGTCACCGAACCGGAAAAACTCGCCGAGGACCTGGTCAACACGTACGTGTTCGACTACGCCGAGT